The Poriferisphaera corsica DNA segment CGCAGTAGCAGACGTAGCAACAAACACGTGCGGCTCGCAGAGAACACGGTTAATCGTAAGTGTGGGTATGCCAAGGCTGTGTTTAAGTGGGCGGTGGACAATGACTGGATGGATTTTAACCCCATTCACCAAAAGGGTATCTCAACCGCTACTCGTGGCAACAAGGAAACTAAGTTCTATGTTGATCATAATCTCTCCTCTAGGGTTTTAAATGCTCTAGATAGAGAGTGGTCATTGTTGTTTCTCTTTGGCCGGTATCTAGGTCTAAGGCTTCCAAGTGAGATTCAGAAGCTGAAATGGGAGCATTTCGACTGGGTAAAGTGTCAGATACTTATCCATGCGCAGAAAACTTCCACCAAGCGATACCCTCCTCTGATGCCAGAACTGAAAGCTCATCTCGAAACTTTCTATCCTCGAGCTGCAGAGATGAAGGGGTATGTGTTCTCATCCAAGATGAGAAGCTACAAAGGCCTTGCTGTTATGTTCCGTAAGGAGCTAAAGAAGCATGATATCGAGTGCTGGGATAAACCCATGCAGAACCTGAGAGCTTCTTGTGCTCGAGACATTATCAGAGAGTTTGGAGCTAAGGCAGAGTCCGAGTGGCTCGGACATGGTGAAGATGTCGCCATGGAGCACTATGACATGCTCACCGATGAAGAGTACCAACAAGCAGTCTCTCGTCCTGCTCAGGTAATCAAGCAAGCTGTACCCGTTGGCGTACCACCCGTTGTAACTGATCAAACCGCAAAAGTGACCGACATATTGACCGACACTTATAGCAACACATGGGATCAGACAAAAACAGCAACCCCCTCTAAACATAAGAAAACCCCACTTTTCAGTGAGGTTTGGTCTTATTTGAGGGACATTGCTGTCCTATCAATGGGCGAAGTAGGATTCGAACCTACGAAGACGTAAGTCAACGGGTTTACAGCCCGTCCCATTTGGCCGCTCTGGCATTCGCCCTGAATGTCATTTTAGAGCCTGCAACAGAACATTCCGTTAGATTGCAGA contains these protein-coding regions:
- a CDS encoding tyrosine-type recombinase/integrase; the encoded protein is MSSIRPRVSLRINGCKTVDIYLGAKFKTKTSILDAKRHILNLRDAKASGSSVSRVTSEWVSSIDDKLHDRLVRYGLVSPREVSQRMTLGDLLKDYITQRSKDRKLGKTTEAKDNQTKLDLVECFSITKLLSSFTVADGKRYRTHLENRSSRRSNKHVRLAENTVNRKCGYAKAVFKWAVDNDWMDFNPIHQKGISTATRGNKETKFYVDHNLSSRVLNALDREWSLLFLFGRYLGLRLPSEIQKLKWEHFDWVKCQILIHAQKTSTKRYPPLMPELKAHLETFYPRAAEMKGYVFSSKMRSYKGLAVMFRKELKKHDIECWDKPMQNLRASCARDIIREFGAKAESEWLGHGEDVAMEHYDMLTDEEYQQAVSRPAQVIKQAVPVGVPPVVTDQTAKVTDILTDTYSNTWDQTKTATPSKHKKTPLFSEVWSYLRDIAVLSMGEVGFEPTKT